A segment of the Leptolyngbya sp. NIES-3755 genome:
TGCCGTTCGATTGACTCCGCCTGATGTCCCGATCGATCTGATTCTGCATACTCCAGGTGGATTGGTACTTGCAACTGAGCAGATCGCTCGTGCCTTGATTCGCCACCCTGCAAAAGTAACCGTCTATGTTCCCCACTATGCAATGAGCGGTGGAACGATGTTGGCATTAGCGGCAGATGAGATTGTGATGGATGCGAATGCCGTTTTGGGTCCGGTTGATCCGCAGTTGGGCAATTTTCCAGCAGCAAGTGTGATCAAAGTGGTGGAAGAGAAGCCGATCGGAGATATTGATGATCAGACTTTGATCATGGCGGACTTGTCACGGAAAGCGATCGCACAAGTTCAGCGATTTGTTCGCACTCTATTAAAAGATACAATTCCGAATCCTAAGATTGATCCAGACAAAATTGAAAACGTGATCGATGCGTTGACGACTGGGAAAGTGACGCACGATTATCCAATCACTGTGGAGGAAGCTTCGGAATTGGGGTTGCCGATTACCGTGGGACTCGATCGAGAAATTTACGATCTGATGGAATTGTATCCGCAGCCTCAAGGCGGTCGTCCCTCGGTGCAATATATTCCATTGCCGTATGAGCGCCGTCCGACGTTGCCAGAGCCGAAAGGTAGACCATTACCGGAGGGAACGCGGGTACAGCGGGATTAATTTCGGGGATTCTAGCTCCGTTTCAATTCCGTCCCGGATTTCCATTCACAGGCGAGACCGAGACGGAGCAAAGAACCCGGATTTTACAAGACCTTCGCCCGTAACCAAGAGATTGGCAACAACGACATTTTTCGCATCCCCGGCACATACGCCCGACGATTGAAATTGTCGTAATTGTTATTCTCGATCGCGTTCAAAATTCGGCTATACAGCATCAACGCGGACCAAACGGGCCATCTCGCATCTTCATTCAGCGAACCAATTCCCCGCTCTGCCTGCGTATAAAACTGTCGCGCTCGATCGATTTGGAATTTCATTAACGCCTTCCATCGATCGTCATTTACACCTTTAAACAAATCATCCTCGGTATATCCAAACCGCTCTAGATCTTCCAAAGGTAGATAAATCCGACCCCGACGCGCATCTTCACCGATATCGCGCAAAATATTGGTTAACTGTTTCGCCACACCGAGCGCGATCGCATCATCCAGCGGTGAATAACTCGTATCAGGACGATACCACGGCACACTTTTATCTGGCTCTGCCAATCCCATCACATTGGTAGACATCAGCCCGACTGTACTGGCTACCCGATAGCAATACAGATAAAGCTCATCAAAAGTCTGGTAACGGCTGCGATAGAGATCCATCCGCTGTCCAGCAATCATGTCGCGAAACGGTTGAATGTCGATCGGGAACCGTTCCACCGTATCGACCAGTGCCACATCAAAATCATCTTCTGGGTAGCCCGCAAAGATTTTTTCTAAGCGGGTTTCCCACTGATCGAGGGTGTCATCGGTTGCCAATTTGCCGTTCAAGCCATCTACTAATTCATCGGTACGACGACACCAGACATAAATCGCCCAAATCGCCCGCCGTTTCTCAGCAGGAAATAACAGGGTCGCCAAGTAGAAAGACTTGGTGAAGTGTTCCATCAATTGGCGGCACTGTTCGTAAGCTTCATCGACAGAAGCCAACGATCGTACAAAGGAAGAGGGTTGTTCGGGCAATTGCAGCATTCGTAAGACAGATGGAAGGGTTGACAAAGCGCTAATTGCTACTAGTGACTAAGGGTTTTGGCTCAGCCGTGGTAGTGACAGGCGCGTTCGTAATTGCCTGCGCTGTCAGCTTACCAGAAAGAACGGCTCCTTCCATACTCCCCAGATACTGTTGCATTGTGTAACTTCCCGAAAGATAGAAGTTGTCGATCGGGGTCACTTGATCGGGTCGATAGGCTTGTCTTCCCGGTGATGAGGTGTAAACAGAGCGCGGAGTTTTCACCACTTTGTATTTCCGCAGTTTGGCAGGATTGTCACCGGTCAAATGATGCGGAAATAATCGCTCTAGGTCTTTCATCGTGGCTGCGATGATTTCTTCGTCGGATTTGTCGATCCAATCTTTTGCTGGAGCTAATACAAGTTCGAGCATTGATTGATTCGGATCTTCGTAAGCTTTGCAAGTGACGCTCATATCGGCATACACACTCAGCAAGTCCGATCGAGAAAAGAGGAGTTGATCGATGTCGGTCAATTTGCGATCGAACCACAGATGCAAGTTAATCACCGGAACGCCTTCTAAGCCTTCGAGCTTTTGGAAGAAGGGCATTTCTTTCCACGGTTGCGGCATCAGGACTTTCATCACATCGACCGACATTGCAGAAACATATCGATCGGCGGTAATGATTTCATCGGGTGCGCCATCTAATCCGCGAATCAAAAATCCTTTGACGGTATTGTCATCGTTTAGCAATATTTGCTTCAGCGGCTTTTTCAGATGAACTTCTCCGCCGTTTGCTTCGATATGATCCACGATCGGCTGGCACAATCTCTCGGTAGGCGAACCATCGAGAAAGGCAATCTTTGAACCGTAACGCTCTTGTAAGAACTTATTCAGCGCGGTGAGAATAATCGTTGCCGAAACTTCATCGGGATTGATAAAGGTTAGTGCTTTCGAGGCTGCGATGAAAATATCAGAGCTAACTCGTTCTCCGATTCCTTGACGGCGCAACCATTCGAGCAGGCTGTACTTGTCCATGTCTTCAACGTATTTCTGACCCCTGAGGACACCGGGCCAAAGACCGATCGCAAATCGAATTTTTTGCTCCCAGGTCAACATATCGTTATTGTTCAGAATCGACAGGATGACATTGAACGGAGCCGGGATATCTGGAACCTTGAAATACGAATAGGTTTCTGGCTTTTCTGGTTGATTGAAAATCAGGGCGTGTTCTTTCCACTGAAGTCGATCGAGAATATTCAACTCGCCCATCAGTTGCAGCATATTCGGATATGCCCCGAAGAACGCATGAAGTCCGGTTTCGTACCAGTCCCCGTCTTCATCCTTCCACGCTGCGACCAATCCGCCCAAGACATCGCGGCTTTCCAGCACGATCGGCGTATGTCCAGCATCGACTAAATATTTCGCACAGGCTAATCCTGCTAAGCCGCCTCCGGCGATCGCTACACGCATTCGTCCGTTCACCTACTTGTGATCGACAATTCGGTTCAATTATACGTTGCGAACCGTTACATTTTTTGACTTGCTGCAAAAAGTTGGGTGCAGTTGGG
Coding sequences within it:
- a CDS encoding hypothetical protein (protein of unknown function DUF114;~similar to AA sequence:cyanobase_aa:LBDG_21430), with amino-acid sequence MTFSFFDLIWVFFIFSSLQPLWQRRQTETRRFRTLKDIERKRNSRVILLVHRQESISLLGIPLSRYITIEDSEQILRAVRLTPPDVPIDLILHTPGGLVLATEQIARALIRHPAKVTVYVPHYAMSGGTMLALAADEIVMDANAVLGPVDPQLGNFPAASVIKVVEEKPIGDIDDQTLIMADLSRKAIAQVQRFVRTLLKDTIPNPKIDPDKIENVIDALTTGKVTHDYPITVEEASELGLPITVGLDREIYDLMELYPQPQGGRPSVQYIPLPYERRPTLPEPKGRPLPEGTRVQRD
- a CDS encoding phytoene synthase (similar to AA sequence:cyanobase_aa:LBDG_53260) is translated as MLQLPEQPSSFVRSLASVDEAYEQCRQLMEHFTKSFYLATLLFPAEKRRAIWAIYVWCRRTDELVDGLNGKLATDDTLDQWETRLEKIFAGYPEDDFDVALVDTVERFPIDIQPFRDMIAGQRMDLYRSRYQTFDELYLYCYRVASTVGLMSTNVMGLAEPDKSVPWYRPDTSYSPLDDAIALGVAKQLTNILRDIGEDARRGRIYLPLEDLERFGYTEDDLFKGVNDDRWKALMKFQIDRARQFYTQAERGIGSLNEDARWPVWSALMLYSRILNAIENNNYDNFNRRAYVPGMRKMSLLPISWLRAKVL
- a CDS encoding phytoene desaturase (similar to AA sequence:cyanobase_aa:LBDG_53250) translates to MRVAIAGGGLAGLACAKYLVDAGHTPIVLESRDVLGGLVAAWKDEDGDWYETGLHAFFGAYPNMLQLMGELNILDRLQWKEHALIFNQPEKPETYSYFKVPDIPAPFNVILSILNNNDMLTWEQKIRFAIGLWPGVLRGQKYVEDMDKYSLLEWLRRQGIGERVSSDIFIAASKALTFINPDEVSATIILTALNKFLQERYGSKIAFLDGSPTERLCQPIVDHIEANGGEVHLKKPLKQILLNDDNTVKGFLIRGLDGAPDEIITADRYVSAMSVDVMKVLMPQPWKEMPFFQKLEGLEGVPVINLHLWFDRKLTDIDQLLFSRSDLLSVYADMSVTCKAYEDPNQSMLELVLAPAKDWIDKSDEEIIAATMKDLERLFPHHLTGDNPAKLRKYKVVKTPRSVYTSSPGRQAYRPDQVTPIDNFYLSGSYTMQQYLGSMEGAVLSGKLTAQAITNAPVTTTAEPKPLVTSSN